Within Psychrobacter sp. DAB_AL43B, the genomic segment AGCTAATATCTTAAACCCGCAAGAAAAACAACGCTTAGAGGCGCAGCTGCGTACGATTTACCAGCAAGGATTAGCGCAAGCGGCGGTTGTCATTGTGCCTACTACCAACGGTGTGCCCATCTTTGACTATGCTTTGCAGGTTGCTGAGAAGTGGCAGCTTGGCAATAAAGACATCGATGATGGTTTGTTGATGGTCGTCGCTGTCAATGACCGTGATATGTATATTTTAACGGGTTACGGACTAGAAGGCGTACTACCAGATGCGGCGGTCAATCGTATTATTCGAGAGGATATTACCCCTTTATTTAAGCAAGATGACTATGGTGCTGGCATATTGGCAGGCGTCAGCGCCCTTGGTGCTCGTCTGACCGCTGACCCTGAAGTATTGGCTCGTGCGGATGCACAAGCGGCTGAACGTAATGCCCAGCAAGGCTCAGATGAGCTGCCATCACCTATTTTCTTGTTCATTATGGCGATGATATTTGGTAGCTTTATTACCAGTATATTTGGTCGCGTATTTGGTTCTATGCTTACCGCAGGTGGTTTTGTTGCAGGCTCACTGGCATTGGGCGGCGGTCTATTTATGACCATCATCATGGCAATATTTTTATGGCTGTTCTTGATTTCACGCGGCGGCGGCGGTGGCGGTAAAGGTGGACGCGGCGGCGGACGTAGAGGCGGCGGTATGATCTTCCTACCCGGTATGGGCGGCGGTGGTGGCGGCGGCTTTGGTGGTGGTGGTTTCGGCGGCGGCGGTTTTGGCGGTGGCGGCGGTGGTTTCGGCGGCGGCGGCGCTGGCGGTTCTTGGTAAACCTATACACTAGATGACAGCCAGTAATGGCGTACTTGAGGAAATAATATAATGGTAAAAAGCAATTCGTCACAGACAAGTTTTGCTCGTTGGTGGCGTCAAGTACTTTTTGTCCCTATGCTGCATAGCAAATGGCTGACGCCAGCAGCCAGAGCGCGGTTGTCAGAACAAGTGACGCGCGTGGAGTACGGCCATCGTGGTGAGGTGTTTTTAATTATAGAAAACCATCTCCCCATCCAAGAAGCCTATCGTATCAACTGTCGTGATCGCGCTATTGATTTATTTAGTGAGTATCGGGTATGGGATACCGAAGAAAACACTGGCGTTTTGGTCTATGTTAATATTTGCGAGCATACGTTAGAAATCGTCGCTGATCGCGGTATTAGCACTCATGTTAGCCCGACAGTATGGCAGGCGATGTGCGAAAAATCTGTGTCCGGTATTGCCAATAAAAAAACAGAAGAGAGTCTGATTGAGTTGTTAGATGAAGTTGGGCAAGTGCTGCGTCAGTACTATCATCTCGAACATGATCCAGCAGGTAATGAGCTGTCTGATACAGTGGTATTTTTGAAGTAGAAAATGACTGGTACATACCTTTTAAGCACACATATATAGATATATAGCATTGAAGAAAATATTTCTTGATAGAGAGCCAATATAAAAATCACTACTGGAATACTATGATCGATTTAATAAAAAAACTGCCAAAAGCGGAGCTGCATTTACATATTGAAGGCTCATTAGAGCCTGAGCTTATGTTTAGATTGGCAAAAAAGAACCATATAGAAATTCCTTATAAAGACATAGAAGATGTACGTAATGCCTATAACTTCACCAATCTGCAAACCTTTTTAGATATTTACTATGCGGGCGCAAACGTCCTTGTCACTAAAGATGACTTTTATGATTTGACATGGGAATACATTCTTAAGTGTGTCGAAGATAATGTCATTCATACTGAGATATTCTTTGATCCACAAACGCATACATCAAGAGGCATCGCTTTTGAAACAGTGATAACCGGCATCAAAGAAGCGCTCACTGATGCTAAGACGCAATATGGCATTACTTCGTGCATCATTATGTGTTTTTTAAGACATTTATCACAAAAAGAGGCGTTTGAAACGTTAGAAGAAGCGTTGAGATTTAAAGACGACATTATCGGTGTTGGTCTTGATTCTTCAGAGATGGGAAATCCTCCTTCAAAGTTCAAAGAAGTGTTTAAAAAAGCAAAAGAAGCAGGCTTTAAATTGGTGGCTCATGCCGGTGAAGAGGCGGATTTTTCGTATATCTACGAAGCCTTAGATTTATTAGAGATAAATAGAATTGATCATGGTGTGCAATCGATAAAAAGTGCCGCGCTGATGCAACGACTAAAAGATGAGCAAATGCCGCTGACAGTTTGTCCAAATTCAAATATTGAACTCAAGGTTTTTGAGAGTTATAAAGAACACAATATCAAAGAGTTGTTGGATTACGGTCTAAATATCACTGTGAACTCCGATGATCCGGCGTATTTCAAAGGCTATATCAATCAAAATTTTATAAACATATGTGAGAATCTGCCGCTAACAGAGGACGATACTATCACTTTAGTTAAGAATTCTTTTAGGTCTTCATTTATAGATGATGAGTTAAAAGAGGCTTACTTAGCGAAAGTTGATCTTGCCCTGCAATAAATACGATTGAGCTACTGCTGCTTTAAGTTGTTTTCATAAATTTGCTGCTATAAGTTTCTTTGCTTAGCGCTAAACTAAGTACAGCATTAATAAGCATAGTCTTCGAAAAACTCATACTAGCAATCCCTATTTTCTCTTATATGCCATATAGTTATGATTACAACGCAGTGATTTGCTGTATCAGTAATGGCATTATCACTCCCGCTTTTTCTGCTAAGGTAATATCAACGATGGTATTCGGAGTTGGATCGGGATTTATCTCGATAATTTTCGCGCCATTTTGCTTTGCCAATTGTGCTAATCCAGCCGCGGGATAAACCAGGCTTGATGTGCCGATACTGATAAATACCTCACAATTAGCAGCGGCCTCTTCTGCTGCCTGCCATGCTTGTGCAGGTAATGACTCCCCGAACCAAACGATATCCGGTCTAATATAACCGTCGCAATGAGGGCAGTCAATCAATCCCTCATTGAAATCGATGCTATCTTCGCTGCTATCTTCGCTGCTATATGAATCCCTTGATTGGCTTTGGTAGGGTGTCTCACATTGACTACAACGATTACGCCATAAATTGCCATGAAGATGAATCACTGTACTACCAGCCTGCTCGTGCAAGTCATCGACATTTTGAGTGATGAGCGTCAATTGTTGATCAGAGGATTGAGTATGGTACTGCCACTGTGCTAAAGCATCATGTGCCGGATTCGGTGTTTTATCGGCGACCAATTGTCTGCGCCATTGATACCATGACCACACTAGCTTTGGGTCGCGAGCAAAAGCATCAGGTGTCGCCAAGTCTTCCGCAGCATAGTTTTCCCATAATCCCGTTTGCTTATCTCGAAAAGTCGGAATACCACTTTCTGCTGAAATCCCTGCACCCGTTAAGAGGCAAATGCGTTGTTTTGATGCCAATAGTTTGGCGGCACGTTGTACTTCTGCTGTTAACGCTGGTGATAATTCTGCTAACATGAGCTAACCCTTATTAATAATGGATATCCCTTCTTATGATAGACGGAACTTGGTGGCTTGTCATATTGATAGCGGTCGGCGTTGGACTATGGTTTTTTGCAAAATCGCGCGCGCCTAAACATATTGGTAAAAATAATATAAAGTTAAAAAGTAAAAACACACCCCTAAATGATGCGCTACAAAAGACATCCGTACTGATTAAACAGTATTTTCCTGATTATCGCGTCACGCGTAAAGCAAATCATTTACTCGTCAGCAAACAAAATAAAAAAATCGCTATGATTACCATTGATAAAAAGCTTGCTGCTAGTCAACGGCGTTTAGGTGATGTGCCGGTGATTAATTATCACCGTGTGCCTAGTCGCGCGCAGTTGGCTGCCAATCTAGAAGAGGCAGAATAGTTATAGCAACTTATAGGCAGAAAAACTATCGCTTGATGGTATATTCCCGTGATTACATATTCCCGTGATTAAGTGACCGAGTTTGTTTCTACGGTTTATTCAGTGTGACTAAAATATAAGAACTTGATAATTAGTAAATAACTGAAATAGAGGGCAGTTGCAAATGAATGGTTATGGGAACACTCAGGAATTTAAAAAACCTTCTTTTAAGCTAGCAGCGATGGCGTTACTGTCGGTCATTTTTAGCCTCATTTTATGTATCATGATCTTTAAAACCGTATCGATACAAGTAGGTTTACTGCTTGGGATGGTTTTTGTCACCTTAATCTCCAGAACCTTGGGCTATAGATTTAATGATTTAATGGTGCTGATGCAAAAGAGCATCGGAGAGTCGACCTTTGGCTTATGGTTTTTCATTGCGATCGGCGCCATTATTGCATCATGGATGGCCGCGGGGACCGTTCCTGCGATCATTTATTATGGCTTGGGTTTTATCTCACCGACTATTTTTCTACCAGCTGGGTTTTTATTGTGTACGATAACAGCGCTAAGTACTGGTACATCATGGGGAACTGTCGGCACGGTAGGCATTGCCCTTGTAGGTATCGGTCAGGGCTTGGGCATTCCGCTACCCATAACGGCGGGTATGATTATATCTGGCGCGATTACTGGAGATAAGATGTCACCGGTTTCTGATACGCCAAACCTTACTTCAATGTCGGCAGGTGCGGATCTGTATGAAACGCTCAAGGCTATGATGCAAACGATAGCCCCTACTTTTTTTATTACTTTAGCGTTGTTCGTATACTTAGGCTTCCGCTATGGCTCGGATGACGCGAATTTGAGTATCATTAATGAAACGCGCTCTGTGTTAGCAGATAATTTTAACTTAAACCCCATCGTTATGCTGCCGATGGCCATTCTTTTGACCTTAAATGTTATCAAGTTTCCCTCTTTACCTTCGATGACCATAGCAGTGATTAGCGGTTTGGTAGTCGCGGTTATCTTTCAGGGTGCTAGTGTGCCTGACGCCTTAGAGTTTTTAAATTCAGGGTTCGAAATCTCTACCGGTTCGGCTTATGTGGATCCCATCTTAAATCGTGGCGGCATCCAAAGTATGATGTGGACGTTCTCGGTGGCATTTATGGCGCTGTCATTAGGAGGTGTTTTAAGTAAAGTGGGCTATATGGAGACATTGATTGCTGGGCTGGTGAGCAGAGCCAAAACGGTGGGCTCATTGACCTTACTGACCATGGCTTCTTCAATGACTTCAACGGCGGCGTTCGGTGAGGCTTATATGTCTTTTATTTTAAATGGTGAGCTGTTTAAAGAGCAGTTTGATAAAGTCGGGCTAAGTCGTGCCATGCTGGCGCGTATTGTCAGTGAAGGGGGATTGATGATGGCACCGATCATGCCGTGGACCACGTTTGGTGCATTTGTAGTGGCAACACTGGGGATTAGCGGATTTGAGTTTGCACCCTATGCTTTTATGAGCTTTTTAAGTCCAATCATATCCGTGCTAATGACCTATTTAGGTTTAGCTGTCGTATGGAATAATAAGAAAAATAAAGGTATCAAAAAGTTCAAAGATGTCGATCTTTCTAATGAGCCTATTTTTATAGCAAAACAATAATATTCAAATGCTGCTTTAAACTAAGTAACGGCATTATTAGATGATGAAAAGCAATATTAAAAGATGTGAAACGATGTTTTTAAAGGATATTACAGATATTGGGTAATACAAGGTTATGGTAAAACCTAGAAGTTGGTGCGCTCGGCGGGAATCGAACCCACGACCCTCGGCTTCGGAGACCGATACTCTATCCAACTGAGCTACGAGCGCATAATGCGAATTGGTTGCTATGCTATTTAATACTGTATTTCATTGAGTATTATTTACAGAGTAACCTGTCGAAAAATAAAGACCGCTTAGTCTAACAAATAAAAGTCATAAAGCCAATGAATGAAGGCGGCTATTGAGGTTTTTTAAGAAAAAACAATATAGTCAGCAAACAGGCATGGCAATCTACCTGTCTTTTCCCTTATAATGTCAGGGAGAATCTATATTTATAATCACCGATTACAAGTTCGCTTGCATGCGGGATGGCTGTTTGCTATTGATAACGGGTTGTTATCAAAGGAGGACAGACAGAATGTCCAAGTCGTGTCGGCCCTTGTATACGTAATAAGAGAACGTGACGAATGAGAAAAGTAGTTATGTTATCGGCAGCTGCCATTCTAGGAATCGCTAGTATCGCTGTGAGCCAAGCTGAAAGTGTTGTAGACACTCCTGTAACGATATCTGATGTCGCAGAAGGGCAAGACGTTGTTGAAAACGCCCCTCAAAAGCTGGGTGACGATACCCAAGCTGCTGCAGATACCACAACAGATGCTGCTGCCCCTGCAGATGAAACCGCGCAAGCAGATGCTCCAGCTGAAGAAACTGCAGCAGTAGCACCTGTAGCTGATGAAGAGCCAATTCCAGAAGATACACCACAAGTGCAAAAGCTGATTGCTTTGTATCCTAACTTGATTGCTCGCATTCAGCCTGTTGGTAAAGTATGCTTCGAAGACGATGAAGTTTGTGATGTGACCGCTCGTTCTTCTGGTCCAGCTGCTGGCGATGGTCCTCGTGAGGGTAAAGCAGTATACAACGCGGTATGTCAGACTTGTCACGCGTCAGGATTGCTTGGATCGCCTATGCTAGGTGATGCTGGTGCTTGGGGGCCACGTATTGCAAAAGGTGCAGATACCTTATATACGCACGCTATCAATGGCTTTAACGCCATGCCTGCTAAAGGTGGCGCTGATATCCCTGACGAAGAAGTTCAGAATGCTGTTGATTATATGATTGCTGAAGCCAGCTAATTATCATTAGCCCATGTATAGCACTATATAGCACTATATAGCGGCAACTGGTTAGCATATTTATACATCAAAAGCTTAAGGGTCGATAATTGATTGTCGGCTCTTATTTTTGCGCTTGGTTTAATAGGTTATTCATTTGAAGCGGGCTGTTTTTTAGGCCAATGCCCTTTAGATTAATATTTTATAGATTATAAGTGTGTAGAGCGCCTATCTCATTTGGTGAGATAGGCGCTTTTTTTTGGCAAATGATTTATGCTCAATGATGAGTTGTACTAATAGCATGCTTATAGTATGACGCAGTTGAAATCTATCATGGCTAGCCTCAGATTAAGGCTTACCTAATCTATTTTATAACCCCTACTATTTATTTCATAAAATTATAAAGAGGTATTCATGTCTGAAGTACCAGCGCTTTCTATTAAGCATTTATCCAAAACTTATGCCAATGGCTTTTCTGCCTTAAAAGATGTCAGCTTAACCGTACCACAAGGTGGGTTTTTTGCACTACTTGGCCCAAATGGTGCTGGTAAGTCAACGATGATTGGCATTATTAGCTCTCTATTTAAACCAACTAACGGTAGCGTACATATTTTTGGCGCTGACCTATTAGCTAATCCTTCAGTTGCTAAGCAGTATTTAGGCGTAGTACCGCAAGAGTTTAATTTTAACCAGTTTGAAAAAGTAGAAGACATTCTAATTACTCAAGCTGGCTACTTCGGTATATCTGCTAAAGAATCAAAACCACGTGCCGAGCGCTTGCTTAAAGCATTAGGTCTATGGGATAAACGCGATAGTATGTCGCGAGAGCTCTCTGGTGGCATGAAGCGACGCTTGATGATTGCACGAGCACTGATTCATAAGCCCAAATTATTGATTCTTGATGAACCAACTGCGGGGGTTGATATTGAACTGCGCCGCTCGATGTGGGAGTTCATGCAGCAAATTAATATTGAAGAAAACACCACTATTATTCTGACCACTCACTATCTAGAGGAAGCTGAGCAGCTGTGTAAGCGCATTGCTATTTTAGATCATGGTGAGATTCGTATTAATACTGAAATGAAAGACTTGCTTGCCCAGTTGTCGGTTGAGACTTTTGTGCTCGATTTAACACAGCCGCTCACTCAGCCTTTAGTCATTGATAAGGTAACAGAGATTGCCCAACCTGATGAGCTGACGGTTGAAGTGACTTTAAGTGAAGGTGAAACGCTCAATTGTGTTTTTGAGCAACTTACCAAACTTGATATCGAGGTTGCCAGCATGCGCAACAAGTCTAACCGCCTAGAGGAGTTGTTTATGCGGCTAGTAGATAAAAATATTCAGAATGAGGACAGCATGAAGGAGGCAGGATTATGAAACAGGAAGTGACTCAGGAAGTGACTCAGGAAGTGACTCAAAAAGTCACTATAGATCCTAATGAGACGATGTCTGCAGCCAAAAAGTGGATTGCTTTTCAAACTATTTTAATAAAAGAGATTCGTCGAATACTGCGTATTTGGCCACAAACCCTGTTGCCACCGGTCATTACCATGGCTTTATACTTTGTCATCTTTGGTAAGATGATCGGCTCGCGAGTGGGGGATATGGGCGGCGTACCATACATGCAGTTTATCGTCCCAGGTCTCATCATGATGGCAGTGATTACCAATAGTTATTCTAACGTGGTATCGAGCTTTTTCAGTGCTAAATTTACCGCCAGTATTGAAGAGCTGTTGGTATCTCCGGTTTCTAAGCACGCCATATTAATGGGTTACATCGGCGGTGGTATTTTTCGCGGTCTGATTATTGCTATTATTGTCTCCATCGTTGCATTATTCTTCACTAAGCTGGGTATCGAGCATTTATTCGTCACTATATTTACGGTACTAGGAACGTCTATTCTGTTCTCACTTGGCGGCTTTATTAATGCGGCTTATGCACGCTCATTTGATGACATTACTATTA encodes:
- a CDS encoding TPM domain-containing protein, which gives rise to MNNSKTLLSVLLFTLSISSASVLHAAPNDNAIATDNPSNMQNRSVEDLVAIAKAGESNEAINDAVLGNEAINEAILGNEAINPNAANTDGVAATRAPTKPPVQSTAASVDADKLILNNPVIDQANILNPQEKQRLEAQLRTIYQQGLAQAAVVIVPTTNGVPIFDYALQVAEKWQLGNKDIDDGLLMVVAVNDRDMYILTGYGLEGVLPDAAVNRIIREDITPLFKQDDYGAGILAGVSALGARLTADPEVLARADAQAAERNAQQGSDELPSPIFLFIMAMIFGSFITSIFGRVFGSMLTAGGFVAGSLALGGGLFMTIIMAIFLWLFLISRGGGGGGKGGRGGGRRGGGMIFLPGMGGGGGGGFGGGGFGGGGFGGGGGGFGGGGAGGSW
- a CDS encoding TPM domain-containing protein; translation: MVKSNSSQTSFARWWRQVLFVPMLHSKWLTPAARARLSEQVTRVEYGHRGEVFLIIENHLPIQEAYRINCRDRAIDLFSEYRVWDTEENTGVLVYVNICEHTLEIVADRGISTHVSPTVWQAMCEKSVSGIANKKTEESLIELLDEVGQVLRQYYHLEHDPAGNELSDTVVFLK
- a CDS encoding adenosine deaminase, producing the protein MIDLIKKLPKAELHLHIEGSLEPELMFRLAKKNHIEIPYKDIEDVRNAYNFTNLQTFLDIYYAGANVLVTKDDFYDLTWEYILKCVEDNVIHTEIFFDPQTHTSRGIAFETVITGIKEALTDAKTQYGITSCIIMCFLRHLSQKEAFETLEEALRFKDDIIGVGLDSSEMGNPPSKFKEVFKKAKEAGFKLVAHAGEEADFSYIYEALDLLEINRIDHGVQSIKSAALMQRLKDEQMPLTVCPNSNIELKVFESYKEHNIKELLDYGLNITVNSDDPAYFKGYINQNFINICENLPLTEDDTITLVKNSFRSSFIDDELKEAYLAKVDLALQ
- a CDS encoding SIR2 family NAD-dependent protein deacylase, with the protein product MLAELSPALTAEVQRAAKLLASKQRICLLTGAGISAESGIPTFRDKQTGLWENYAAEDLATPDAFARDPKLVWSWYQWRRQLVADKTPNPAHDALAQWQYHTQSSDQQLTLITQNVDDLHEQAGSTVIHLHGNLWRNRCSQCETPYQSQSRDSYSSEDSSEDSIDFNEGLIDCPHCDGYIRPDIVWFGESLPAQAWQAAEEAAANCEVFISIGTSSLVYPAAGLAQLAKQNGAKIIEINPDPTPNTIVDITLAEKAGVIMPLLIQQITAL
- the nhaC gene encoding Na+/H+ antiporter NhaC, whose protein sequence is MNGYGNTQEFKKPSFKLAAMALLSVIFSLILCIMIFKTVSIQVGLLLGMVFVTLISRTLGYRFNDLMVLMQKSIGESTFGLWFFIAIGAIIASWMAAGTVPAIIYYGLGFISPTIFLPAGFLLCTITALSTGTSWGTVGTVGIALVGIGQGLGIPLPITAGMIISGAITGDKMSPVSDTPNLTSMSAGADLYETLKAMMQTIAPTFFITLALFVYLGFRYGSDDANLSIINETRSVLADNFNLNPIVMLPMAILLTLNVIKFPSLPSMTIAVISGLVVAVIFQGASVPDALEFLNSGFEISTGSAYVDPILNRGGIQSMMWTFSVAFMALSLGGVLSKVGYMETLIAGLVSRAKTVGSLTLLTMASSMTSTAAFGEAYMSFILNGELFKEQFDKVGLSRAMLARIVSEGGLMMAPIMPWTTFGAFVVATLGISGFEFAPYAFMSFLSPIISVLMTYLGLAVVWNNKKNKGIKKFKDVDLSNEPIFIAKQ
- a CDS encoding c-type cytochrome — translated: MRKVVMLSAAAILGIASIAVSQAESVVDTPVTISDVAEGQDVVENAPQKLGDDTQAAADTTTDAAAPADETAQADAPAEETAAVAPVADEEPIPEDTPQVQKLIALYPNLIARIQPVGKVCFEDDEVCDVTARSSGPAAGDGPREGKAVYNAVCQTCHASGLLGSPMLGDAGAWGPRIAKGADTLYTHAINGFNAMPAKGGADIPDEEVQNAVDYMIAEAS
- a CDS encoding ABC transporter ATP-binding protein; protein product: MSEVPALSIKHLSKTYANGFSALKDVSLTVPQGGFFALLGPNGAGKSTMIGIISSLFKPTNGSVHIFGADLLANPSVAKQYLGVVPQEFNFNQFEKVEDILITQAGYFGISAKESKPRAERLLKALGLWDKRDSMSRELSGGMKRRLMIARALIHKPKLLILDEPTAGVDIELRRSMWEFMQQINIEENTTIILTTHYLEEAEQLCKRIAILDHGEIRINTEMKDLLAQLSVETFVLDLTQPLTQPLVIDKVTEIAQPDELTVEVTLSEGETLNCVFEQLTKLDIEVASMRNKSNRLEELFMRLVDKNIQNEDSMKEAGL
- a CDS encoding ABC transporter permease, which produces MSAAKKWIAFQTILIKEIRRILRIWPQTLLPPVITMALYFVIFGKMIGSRVGDMGGVPYMQFIVPGLIMMAVITNSYSNVVSSFFSAKFTASIEELLVSPVSKHAILMGYIGGGIFRGLIIAIIVSIVALFFTKLGIEHLFVTIFTVLGTSILFSLGGFINAAYARSFDDITIIPSFVLTPLTFLGGVFYSMENLSPFWYNISLLNPIVYMVNAFRYGILGYSDVNVWYSMAAIFVFCVVFYVMSYRLLSDGSRIRL